The sequence below is a genomic window from Fluoribacter dumoffii NY 23.
ATAGTTTTAAGAGTAGATACTACGGTTATTTCCTGGCAGAGCAATTTTGAATTTTTAACTATCGTTGAAGATGTGACTGAGATTCAACATGCCAGAGAGCAGATAGATCTATATGTAACCCAATTGGAAGCGGCGATAAAGGGGACTTTTCTCGCGGTGTCCACAATGGTTGAACTTCGTGATCCCTATACTGCCGGCCATGAACGGCGGGTAGGGTTAATTGCAAAGGCAATTGCACAAGAGCTGGGTTGGCCAGCGAAGCGTTGTGCATCCCTTGAACTTATGGGATTAGTCCATGACATAGGTAAAATTTCGATCCCCGCCGAAATTCTCTCCAAACCTACCCGTTTGACTGATCTTGAAATGGAACTGATGAAAAGACATCCACAAGCTGGATATGACATTTTAAAGGATGTTCCCCTCAAAGAACCCGTTGCAGAAGTCATCTTGCAACATCATGAGCGTTTGGATGGCAGTGGCTATCCTCGAGGACTGAAAGGGGCGGAGATTTTACCCGAGGCCCGGGTCATTGCTGTAGCCGATGTATTGGAAGCGATGTCTTCTCATAGACCTTACAGACCCTCATTGGGGATTGATGCTGCCGTAGAGGAGCTTAAGCGGGGAAGAGGCATTCAATACGATGCAGAAATTGTTGATGCTGCATTAAGGCTCATTGACGCCAAAAAGTTATCTTTGTAAACACCCTCACAATGTGGCTATGAAGATAAAGCAGAAAATGGTGAATGGACAACCCTTATAGAATAAAAGTATATTGGGGATTACAGGGATACTCCGGGGTTCTTTATGTTCCGAAAAACCGCTCCTTGCTTTTTTGCCGTCGTTATCGACGCTTTGGGATTTGGGCTTGTCTATCCAGTAATGACCGCTATATTCACAGCAGACCATAGTCCTGTATTAAGCGCTGATGCCAGTGTGGCAGTAAAGCATTTTTATTTAGGGCTAAGCTATATGCTTTATCCTTTATGTATGTTTTTTGGCACCTCGTTCATGGGGGATTTATCTGATGTGTG
It includes:
- a CDS encoding HD-GYP domain-containing protein, coding for MPLKRSDGTPIVLRVDTTVISWQSNFEFLTIVEDVTEIQHAREQIDLYVTQLEAAIKGTFLAVSTMVELRDPYTAGHERRVGLIAKAIAQELGWPAKRCASLELMGLVHDIGKISIPAEILSKPTRLTDLEMELMKRHPQAGYDILKDVPLKEPVAEVILQHHERLDGSGYPRGLKGAEILPEARVIAVADVLEAMSSHRPYRPSLGIDAAVEELKRGRGIQYDAEIVDAALRLIDAKKLSL